A genome region from Hymenobacter tibetensis includes the following:
- the xylA gene encoding xylose isomerase: MSSNTLTKTEFFTGIAPIQYEGRESDNPLAFKWYDPTRVVAGKTMQEHLRFAVSYWHTFTGTGGDPFGPGTKQFAWDAHHDILGRAQAKADAAFEFFTKLGTPYYCFHDIDLVDEGSSLSEYERNLSAIVDYLKQHQQASGVQLLWGTANVFSNPRYMNGASTNPDFSVVAYAGTQVKNSIDATIALGGQGYTFWGGREGYMTLLNTNMKRELAHLGQFLTIARDYARKQGFTGKFFIEPKPAEPTKHQYDFDAATVLGFLREHGLQDDFMLNLEVNHATLAGHTFQHELQVAADANLLGSIDANRGDYQNGWDTDQFPNNLNELTESMLIILEHGGIQPGGINFDAKTRRNSTDLEDIFIAHIAGMDTFARALVVANDILEKSPYKQFRTERYASFDAGEGAAFEKGQLTLEDLRTIAHNAGEPPLKSGKQEWLEAIINQYI; this comes from the coding sequence ATGTCGAGTAACACGCTGACGAAGACCGAGTTTTTCACGGGCATCGCGCCCATCCAGTACGAAGGCCGCGAGTCGGACAACCCGCTGGCCTTTAAGTGGTACGACCCGACCCGCGTGGTGGCCGGCAAAACCATGCAAGAGCACCTGCGCTTCGCCGTCTCCTACTGGCACACCTTCACCGGCACCGGCGGCGACCCCTTCGGCCCCGGCACCAAGCAGTTTGCCTGGGATGCGCACCACGACATCCTGGGCCGGGCCCAGGCTAAGGCCGATGCCGCCTTCGAGTTCTTCACCAAGCTCGGCACGCCCTACTACTGCTTCCATGACATTGACCTGGTGGACGAGGGCAGCTCGCTGAGCGAGTACGAGCGCAACCTGAGCGCCATCGTGGACTACCTCAAGCAGCACCAGCAGGCGAGCGGCGTGCAACTGCTCTGGGGCACGGCCAACGTGTTTTCCAACCCGCGCTACATGAACGGGGCCAGCACCAACCCCGACTTCTCGGTGGTCGCCTACGCGGGCACGCAAGTGAAAAACTCCATCGACGCCACCATTGCCCTGGGCGGGCAGGGCTACACCTTCTGGGGGGGCCGCGAGGGCTACATGACCTTGCTCAACACCAACATGAAGCGCGAGCTGGCGCACTTGGGCCAGTTCCTGACCATAGCCCGCGACTATGCCCGCAAGCAGGGCTTCACGGGCAAGTTCTTCATCGAGCCCAAGCCGGCCGAGCCCACCAAGCACCAGTACGACTTCGACGCGGCGACCGTGCTCGGCTTTTTGCGGGAGCACGGGCTGCAGGACGACTTCATGCTGAACCTGGAAGTGAACCACGCCACGCTGGCGGGCCACACGTTCCAGCACGAGCTGCAAGTAGCGGCCGACGCCAACCTGCTGGGCAGCATCGACGCCAACCGGGGCGACTACCAGAACGGCTGGGACACGGACCAGTTCCCCAACAACCTGAACGAGCTGACCGAGTCGATGCTCATCATTTTGGAGCACGGCGGCATCCAGCCGGGGGGCATCAACTTCGACGCCAAGACGCGGCGCAACTCCACCGACTTGGAGGACATCTTCATTGCCCACATTGCCGGCATGGACACGTTTGCGCGGGCGCTGGTGGTGGCCAACGATATTTTAGAGAAGTCGCCCTACAAGCAGTTCCGCACCGAGCGCTACGCCTCGTTTGATGCCGGCGAGGGTGCCGCTTTCGAGAAAGGCCAGCTGACGCTGGAAGACCTGCGCACGATTGCCCACAACGCGGGCGAGCCGCCGCTGAAGAGCGGCAAGCAGGAGTGGCTCGAAGCCATCATCAACCAGTATATCTAA